One genomic region from Nostoc sphaeroides encodes:
- a CDS encoding amino acid ABC transporter ATP-binding protein — translation MSNVVIRTEFLCKSFGKLDVLKDISTEFYQGEVVAILGPSGSGKSTFLRCINLLEQPTKGRIYFHEQEITKPKANIAKVRQHLVMVFQHFNLFPHMNVLQNVTYAPIKVKGVNKQKAEEHGLELLAKVGLEPKASVYPSKLSGGQKQRVAIARALAMEPEMILFDEPTSALDPEMVKDVLEVMKALALSGMTMAIVTHEMGFAREVANRIMFLDQGILAEDATPGEFFQNPQCDRAKQFLEKML, via the coding sequence GTGAGTAATGTAGTAATTCGCACGGAATTCTTATGTAAATCCTTTGGTAAACTCGATGTACTCAAAGATATTTCCACTGAGTTTTATCAGGGCGAAGTGGTTGCTATATTAGGCCCTTCTGGTTCAGGTAAGTCTACCTTTTTGCGATGCATAAACTTGTTAGAACAACCCACTAAAGGCAGAATCTACTTTCACGAGCAAGAAATTACCAAGCCCAAGGCAAACATCGCTAAGGTGCGTCAGCATTTGGTGATGGTATTTCAACATTTTAATTTGTTTCCTCACATGAATGTGCTGCAAAATGTCACCTACGCGCCCATAAAGGTGAAAGGAGTAAACAAGCAAAAAGCAGAAGAACATGGCTTAGAATTGCTTGCTAAGGTAGGTTTAGAGCCAAAAGCGTCTGTGTACCCATCTAAACTATCTGGCGGACAGAAACAGCGAGTAGCGATCGCCCGTGCATTAGCAATGGAACCAGAGATGATTTTGTTTGATGAACCCACCTCTGCATTAGATCCAGAAATGGTTAAGGATGTGCTGGAAGTGATGAAAGCTTTAGCATTATCTGGAATGACAATGGCGATCGTTACTCATGAAATGGGGTTTGCAAGAGAAGTTGCCAATCGGATTATGTTCCTCGACCAGGGAATTTTAGCAGAAGATGCTACTCCTGGCGAGTTTTTCCAAAATCCTCAGTGCGATCGCGCCAAGCAGTTCTTAGAAAAAATGCTTTAG
- a CDS encoding inositol monophosphatase family protein gives MSTTPTTRLILETLLPHLKVAAAYANFLQPKIAALPAKEQGNNFFSAALTDADVAIQNLVEVVLLGTFPDIRFYGEEYESSNNTKYFRAIDLGSEGDYLVTLDPIDGTKFYMDGHSNYQIILGILNSDDFEAVIAISPAQNIYFYALRGEGAFKGALEMSLEACAPLHITSAKPAILLGWGMNAIAPLLKDRYQVIDIATDYSSDIEIPSLNGILSGDLSGAVIKSGKFIDSAALAFIAKEAGWIVTTLDGSTLPPLHTCENYSMPGLIIAASKSVHQDLLKAMQSFKSAE, from the coding sequence ATGTCCACAACACCTACTACTCGACTGATTTTAGAGACTTTACTCCCCCATCTGAAAGTAGCAGCAGCCTATGCCAATTTCCTTCAACCAAAAATTGCTGCACTTCCTGCCAAAGAACAAGGAAACAACTTTTTTAGTGCTGCACTTACTGATGCAGATGTGGCTATTCAAAATCTGGTAGAAGTAGTATTACTGGGCACTTTCCCAGATATTCGCTTTTATGGTGAAGAGTATGAAAGTTCTAACAATACTAAGTATTTTCGCGCTATCGACCTCGGTTCAGAAGGTGATTATTTAGTCACACTCGACCCAATTGATGGCACAAAGTTTTACATGGATGGACATTCTAATTACCAAATTATTCTCGGTATTCTAAATTCGGATGACTTTGAAGCAGTAATTGCTATTTCCCCTGCTCAAAATATTTATTTTTACGCTCTGCGAGGTGAAGGTGCTTTTAAAGGAGCGCTGGAGATGAGTTTAGAAGCCTGTGCCCCGTTACACATAACATCCGCCAAACCTGCTATTTTGTTGGGATGGGGAATGAATGCGATCGCACCTTTACTAAAAGATCGATATCAAGTAATCGATATAGCAACTGATTACTCTAGTGATATTGAAATTCCCAGTCTCAATGGTATTCTCAGTGGCGATTTAAGTGGAGCAGTGATCAAATCGGGTAAATTTATTGATAGTGCTGCACTCGCTTTTATTGCAAAAGAGGCTGGCTGGATTGTAACTACTCTAGATGGTTCGACTTTACCACCACTACATACTTGTGAAAACTATAGTATGCCTGGATTAATAATAGCTGCCTCAAAATCTGTTCATCAAGACTTACTAAAAGCGATGCAAAGCTTCAAAAGTGCTGAGTAA
- a CDS encoding 2-dehydropantoate 2-reductase: protein MKICIVGAGAIGGYLGAKLALAGEEVTLIARGSHLEAIKKNGLKLLMADGSGQIATPFLATSDIQVAGPQDVVILTVKTHSVPAIAPFLPALYNPDTMVVTAQNGVPWWYFRKYGGEYEGTQIQSVDPDGIIEANIGAERAIGCVVYPATEIIEPGVIKHIEGDRFTLGEIDGTKTERIQLLAQTLKQAGFKAPIRNQIRTEIWIKLWGNVAFNPISALTGATLEDICRYPLTRELARQMMTETQAIAENLGIKFGITLEQRINGAENVGAHKTSMLQDIESGRPTEIDAIVGAVAELGKLTQISTPHIDAIYATVKLLETTKIRI, encoded by the coding sequence ATGAAAATTTGTATTGTTGGCGCAGGTGCGATTGGTGGATATTTAGGAGCAAAACTGGCACTAGCAGGTGAAGAGGTGACGCTAATCGCTCGTGGTTCTCATTTGGAGGCAATTAAAAAAAATGGGCTGAAGTTGCTTATGGCAGACGGTTCTGGCCAAATTGCTACTCCATTTCTGGCAACTAGCGATATTCAGGTAGCGGGGCCACAAGATGTAGTAATTTTAACTGTCAAGACTCACAGTGTACCCGCGATCGCACCTTTTCTCCCTGCACTCTACAATCCTGATACAATGGTGGTCACAGCCCAAAATGGCGTTCCTTGGTGGTACTTTCGCAAGTATGGCGGTGAGTATGAAGGTACGCAGATTCAATCTGTTGACCCAGATGGGATTATTGAAGCTAATATAGGTGCTGAACGCGCTATCGGTTGTGTGGTTTACCCGGCAACTGAGATAATTGAACCAGGTGTGATTAAGCATATTGAAGGCGATCGCTTTACTCTTGGTGAAATCGACGGCACTAAAACAGAACGCATCCAATTATTAGCACAGACTTTAAAACAGGCAGGATTTAAAGCACCAATCCGCAATCAAATTCGCACGGAAATTTGGATCAAGTTGTGGGGAAATGTGGCATTTAATCCGATTAGTGCCTTAACTGGTGCTACTTTAGAGGATATTTGCCGCTATCCCCTCACCCGTGAATTAGCGCGGCAAATGATGACTGAAACTCAAGCGATCGCAGAAAATTTGGGTATAAAGTTTGGCATCACTTTAGAACAGCGAATTAATGGGGCAGAAAATGTTGGTGCCCATAAAACCTCAATGCTACAAGATATCGAATCAGGACGCCCCACCGAGATAGATGCTATTGTTGGTGCAGTCGCAGAATTGGGAAAACTTACTCAAATTTCCACACCTCATATTGATGCTATTTATGCCACCGTCAAGTTGCTGGAGACGACCAAAATAAGAATTTGA
- a CDS encoding isochorismatase family cysteine hydrolase: MNFCLFIIDIQNGFITPNTSHIPQRVKSLLEQNIFKHVIFTKFINTLNSPYVKYLHWHNLISEIEQKIVDDIEPFAQVIFDKTIYTACNEETLNFLKSNDIQKVFICGLDTESCVLKTAIDFFENNIISYILEYYSASTGGDKFHQAGILILSQMIGVNHIVTEPLDRQNLNKYLQLV, from the coding sequence ATGAACTTCTGTCTATTTATCATTGATATTCAAAATGGATTTATCACTCCAAATACAAGCCATATTCCACAAAGGGTTAAATCCTTATTAGAGCAAAATATCTTTAAACACGTCATTTTCACAAAATTTATAAATACGCTTAATAGTCCTTATGTCAAATATCTACATTGGCACAATCTTATATCAGAAATTGAACAAAAAATCGTGGATGATATTGAACCATTTGCTCAAGTTATTTTTGATAAAACTATATATACCGCTTGTAACGAAGAGACACTTAATTTCCTAAAAAGTAATGATATCCAAAAAGTATTTATTTGTGGCTTGGATACTGAGTCTTGTGTTTTAAAAACTGCCATTGATTTTTTTGAAAACAATATTATCTCTTATATCTTAGAATATTATTCAGCATCAACTGGAGGTGATAAATTTCACCAAGCAGGTATTTTAATATTAAGTCAGATGATTGGAGTAAATCATATTGTAACTGAACCCCTAGATAGGCAGAATCTAAATAAATACTTACAGTTAGTATAA
- a CDS encoding transaldolase family protein yields MALYLDSAIASEAEVVKLWGWVKGITTNPTLLSQSDTPPETTLKKLVTLTNGPLYYQLVASDKAGMLAEGRKAFEIIGSQTILKIPATPLGFEVVASLSPEITCSVTAIYSAAQAAVAREAGAKIAIAYVNRATRLLGDGIALVRDMASVLKGSDTEILAASIKSPEEAAASLQAGADHLTLPLAMLQAIATHEFSQKTVEEFAKGGIGLR; encoded by the coding sequence ATGGCATTATATCTAGACTCAGCGATCGCATCGGAAGCTGAAGTTGTTAAACTTTGGGGATGGGTGAAGGGCATTACCACAAATCCCACGCTGTTGTCTCAAAGCGATACCCCACCAGAAACCACGCTCAAAAAATTGGTTACCTTGACAAATGGGCCGTTATACTATCAACTTGTGGCATCTGATAAAGCCGGGATGCTAGCTGAAGGTAGAAAAGCTTTTGAGATTATTGGTTCACAAACAATTTTGAAGATTCCCGCAACACCGTTAGGTTTTGAAGTGGTGGCGAGTCTATCACCAGAAATTACCTGTTCAGTGACAGCGATTTACAGTGCAGCACAGGCAGCAGTAGCACGAGAAGCAGGAGCTAAAATTGCCATAGCTTATGTAAATCGAGCTACGCGGTTGTTAGGTGATGGTATTGCTTTGGTGCGGGATATGGCTAGCGTACTCAAAGGCAGTGATACAGAAATCTTGGCAGCTAGTATCAAATCTCCAGAAGAAGCAGCCGCTTCATTGCAAGCGGGGGCAGATCATTTGACTTTACCATTGGCAATGTTGCAAGCGATCGCAACTCACGAATTTTCACAGAAAACTGTTGAAGAATTCGCTAAAGGAGGTATTGGTTTAAGATAA
- a CDS encoding type II toxin-antitoxin system RelE/ParE family toxin, which yields MELYRILFTIQDETVVVLRVLHSARDMNAEL from the coding sequence TTGGAACTATACCGAATTCTTTTTACCATTCAAGACGAAACCGTTGTAGTGCTTCGTGTACTTCACAGCGCACGAGATATGAATGCAGAGTTATAG
- a CDS encoding cyclic nucleotide-binding domain-containing protein, translating into MTSPETVTWLKERTSLGILSSEVLNAIAQVIEEQVVSAETDLVSEGTPPEALYILVEGQLESNTTNQTNPALACGFLPGAVIELKELLLDELTPFTITTVTDCHLWVVPGDKFHELATQYPEIAQAFSRQLAQELAQVTSALGYEQERSVALRPYLVTKAQRGIVGTSRYAVRLREQIRLSAADRKSVDIFGEPGLEKDNIAALIHFGSPKRREPIIKVNCGILQTSGADLFGRAGGKPGLLEWLGEGTLVLNNIQELPEELLPAVTQLLKTGTYTPVSRSGEAAVEPRPSKARILIVSEKTQPTIERSVGHIIKVPPLRVRKADIQAQVEYYTSLYVRARGVPKPHITPEALRRLQSYDFPGNLKELKNLVERAIVQAEGANELTEEIFWPAETKKKRFRVNLLNAYPSLRQFLRSPWWPDRINYGFTATAFAIIVAVLFIGPQTRDRNFVLNLFWAWWWPFFLFLFPFLGRIWCSVCPFMIYGEITQKLSLWLWPRQLKRWPRQQAEKWGGWFMFGLFTLIFLWEELWHLENTAYLSACLLLLITAGAMIFSALFERRFWCRYLCPIGGMNGLFAKLSMTELRAQQGICSASCTTYQCYKGGPQKGEGMETNGCPLYSHPAQLEDNRDCVLCMTCLKACPHRSVEFNLRPPGIELWTTHVPRTYEVALLFLLLGGIYLHRLPELQSWLGLQLDLTQFWQHLGLSLLVLIIPAIFTFGAYGLLQVFNKRKSRSFVELAYGYLPLVLGGNLAHYLRLGLGEGGRILPVTFATLGLSGEQLPILVAHPAVIAFLQGATIMFSVLMTILLTQKIAKRPLRTPKGLAKLSLMPQHLAAIALAVSMWAIIVF; encoded by the coding sequence ATGACATCTCCAGAAACGGTTACATGGCTAAAAGAACGCACGTCTTTAGGAATTCTCTCATCTGAGGTGTTAAATGCGATCGCACAAGTAATTGAAGAACAAGTAGTGAGTGCCGAAACTGACTTAGTTAGCGAAGGCACTCCTCCAGAAGCCCTTTATATTCTTGTAGAAGGTCAACTCGAAAGCAATACCACCAATCAAACCAACCCAGCCTTAGCTTGTGGATTCCTCCCCGGTGCAGTGATTGAACTTAAAGAATTATTGTTGGATGAATTAACTCCATTCACAATTACTACGGTGACAGATTGTCATTTGTGGGTTGTCCCTGGTGATAAATTCCATGAATTAGCTACCCAATACCCCGAAATTGCTCAGGCTTTTTCCCGCCAATTGGCTCAAGAACTAGCTCAGGTAACATCTGCACTTGGCTATGAACAAGAACGTTCCGTAGCTTTGCGACCATATTTAGTTACCAAAGCGCAACGCGGAATTGTCGGTACAAGTCGTTATGCGGTGAGGCTGCGCGAGCAAATTCGTTTATCGGCGGCTGACCGCAAATCTGTGGATATTTTTGGAGAACCAGGGTTAGAAAAGGACAATATAGCAGCCCTTATCCACTTTGGTTCTCCAAAACGACGAGAACCAATTATTAAAGTAAATTGCGGGATTCTGCAAACTAGCGGTGCAGATTTATTCGGTCGGGCTGGCGGTAAACCAGGATTGTTGGAATGGTTGGGAGAAGGTACTTTAGTTCTTAACAATATCCAAGAATTGCCCGAAGAATTATTACCTGCCGTGACGCAGTTGCTCAAAACTGGCACATATACCCCCGTCAGCCGTTCAGGAGAAGCAGCAGTTGAACCTCGTCCCAGTAAAGCCAGAATTCTGATTGTTTCCGAAAAAACTCAGCCGACAATTGAACGTTCTGTTGGTCACATTATTAAAGTACCACCGCTACGGGTGCGGAAAGCTGATATTCAGGCACAGGTTGAATATTATACTAGTCTCTACGTTCGAGCTAGAGGCGTTCCGAAACCGCACATCACCCCAGAAGCTTTGCGTCGCCTCCAGTCTTATGATTTTCCTGGCAATCTCAAGGAATTAAAAAATCTGGTAGAAAGAGCGATCGTGCAAGCGGAGGGTGCTAATGAATTAACAGAAGAAATTTTCTGGCCAGCCGAAACGAAGAAAAAACGATTTCGGGTGAATCTGTTAAATGCCTATCCTAGTTTGCGGCAGTTTTTACGGAGTCCCTGGTGGCCCGATCGCATTAACTATGGTTTTACTGCAACGGCTTTTGCGATTATTGTTGCAGTCTTATTTATTGGGCCACAAACCCGCGATCGCAATTTCGTATTAAATCTATTTTGGGCTTGGTGGTGGCCTTTCTTCTTATTTCTCTTTCCCTTTTTAGGACGTATCTGGTGTTCTGTTTGTCCCTTCATGATTTACGGGGAAATTACCCAAAAGTTATCTCTGTGGCTATGGCCTCGACAACTCAAGCGCTGGCCGAGACAGCAAGCTGAGAAATGGGGCGGATGGTTCATGTTTGGTTTGTTCACCCTAATTTTTTTATGGGAAGAACTCTGGCATTTAGAAAATACCGCCTACCTCAGCGCTTGTTTGCTGCTGTTAATTACGGCTGGGGCGATGATTTTCTCGGCTCTTTTTGAGCGGCGATTTTGGTGTCGTTATCTCTGTCCCATCGGCGGGATGAATGGTTTATTTGCCAAACTCTCAATGACGGAACTTCGCGCCCAGCAAGGTATTTGTTCTGCCAGTTGCACCACGTATCAGTGCTATAAAGGTGGGCCACAAAAGGGCGAAGGTATGGAAACTAATGGATGTCCTTTATACTCCCATCCAGCACAATTGGAAGATAACAGAGATTGTGTACTCTGCATGACTTGTTTGAAAGCCTGTCCCCATCGTTCCGTTGAGTTTAACTTGCGTCCCCCTGGTATTGAACTGTGGACAACTCATGTACCCCGCACCTATGAAGTAGCATTATTGTTTTTGCTATTAGGTGGGATATATCTACATCGCTTGCCAGAATTGCAATCTTGGTTAGGGTTACAACTGGATTTAACTCAGTTTTGGCAGCACTTGGGATTATCGCTGCTAGTGTTAATTATCCCAGCGATTTTTACCTTTGGGGCTTATGGCTTGCTGCAAGTGTTCAACAAGCGTAAGTCTCGATCATTTGTAGAACTTGCTTATGGCTACCTACCATTAGTGTTGGGGGGAAACTTGGCTCACTATCTGCGTTTGGGCTTAGGCGAAGGCGGACGGATTTTACCCGTAACCTTTGCTACTCTCGGTCTGAGTGGTGAACAATTGCCAATATTGGTTGCTCACCCGGCTGTGATTGCCTTTTTGCAAGGTGCAACGATAATGTTCTCAGTGTTAATGACTATATTATTAACGCAAAAGATTGCCAAGCGACCATTGCGTACACCGAAGGGGTTAGCGAAGCTATCGCTCATGCCGCAACACCTAGCAGCGATCGCTTTAGCAGTTAGTATGTGGGCGATTATCGTGTTTTGA
- a CDS encoding type II toxin-antitoxin system Phd/YefM family antitoxin — MLNISKGINSLSNFKRNTTEFMEQLRETGQPIVLTVNGKAELVVQDVESYQKLLELVERVETIEAVKMALEEMKAGKGEPAHVE, encoded by the coding sequence ATGTTGAATATCAGTAAGGGTATTAATTCCCTTTCAAACTTTAAGCGGAACACCACAGAATTTATGGAACAGCTACGGGAGACTGGACAGCCGATAGTGCTGACCGTTAATGGTAAAGCTGAACTTGTTGTGCAGGATGTAGAATCGTACCAGAAACTTCTAGAGCTTGTTGAAAGGGTTGAGACCATTGAGGCGGTTAAGATGGCACTTGAAGAGATGAAAGCAGGAAAAGGGGAGCCTGCTCATGTAGAATAA
- a CDS encoding acetamidase/formamidase family protein, giving the protein MTHYILKATKETVHLGGFSHLLKPALTIDSGDTVDVETYTGYYVYDKAPPEFVTPEFLYICQNLLPERKIAGGPHLLTGPIYVRDAEPGDVLEVQLDAIAPSLPIGFNAIRTGWGALPHQFPQPALRFIPLDLANNIAEFPAGTGIKIPLKPFFGILGVATPETSRTSVPPGSYGGNIDNRELQAGSRLFLPIFVPGALFSIGDGHSAQGDGEVNVTAIETSMNGRITLKLRKDLQLITPIAETPTHIITMGFAQTLDEALELALKNMIDFLERFANLSPEDAYVLCSLAVNFHITQVVNSPQKGVHGMLPKSILSNSVF; this is encoded by the coding sequence GTGACTCATTATATTTTAAAAGCTACTAAGGAAACCGTGCATCTGGGTGGTTTCTCGCATCTGTTAAAACCAGCACTTACTATTGATTCTGGCGATACGGTTGATGTGGAAACTTATACTGGTTACTACGTTTATGACAAAGCACCACCTGAATTTGTCACACCAGAATTTCTCTACATTTGCCAAAATCTTTTACCAGAACGCAAAATTGCTGGGGGGCCGCATTTACTCACAGGGCCGATTTATGTGCGCGATGCCGAACCAGGGGATGTTTTAGAAGTACAATTAGATGCGATCGCACCTAGTTTACCCATCGGTTTCAATGCCATTCGTACAGGTTGGGGAGCTTTACCACATCAGTTTCCTCAACCTGCGTTGAGATTCATTCCTCTAGATTTAGCAAACAATATCGCTGAATTTCCGGCGGGTACTGGCATAAAAATTCCCCTCAAACCGTTTTTTGGAATTCTTGGTGTAGCTACTCCAGAAACCTCTCGAACTTCTGTTCCACCCGGTTCTTACGGCGGTAATATCGACAACCGGGAATTACAAGCTGGTTCTCGTTTATTTTTGCCAATTTTCGTACCAGGTGCATTATTTTCTATTGGTGATGGGCATTCTGCACAGGGAGATGGCGAGGTAAATGTCACCGCCATTGAAACTTCCATGAACGGTAGAATTACCCTCAAACTTCGCAAAGATTTACAACTGATAACACCAATTGCCGAAACTCCAACTCATATCATCACAATGGGCTTTGCTCAAACTTTAGATGAAGCCTTAGAACTTGCTTTAAAAAACATGATTGATTTTCTGGAACGCTTTGCAAATTTATCGCCAGAAGACGCTTATGTATTGTGTAGTTTAGCTGTGAATTTTCATATCACTCAAGTTGTGAACAGTCCCCAAAAAGGTGTGCATGGAATGCTACCCAAATCAATTTTGTCTAATAGTGTGTTTTAA
- a CDS encoding NUDIX hydrolase, giving the protein MANWSDSYLGKLRQIVGDRLLLLFGARVIIEDNLGRVLLQKRSDFKLWGLPGGCPEVGDSAEECSAREVFEETGLTVKRFEAVGFSSNPAYETVTYPNGDRVQNFILILRAVQWEGSLACLDGESLALEFFDLADLPTLMPNDRPVLEKFQEYKKSGKFLMF; this is encoded by the coding sequence ATGGCGAATTGGTCAGACTCTTATCTCGGTAAGTTACGACAAATTGTAGGCGATCGCTTACTTCTATTATTTGGCGCACGCGTGATTATCGAGGATAATTTGGGGCGCGTTTTGTTGCAAAAGCGAAGTGATTTCAAACTTTGGGGGCTACCTGGTGGCTGTCCAGAAGTAGGTGACTCTGCCGAAGAATGTTCAGCACGAGAAGTTTTTGAAGAAACTGGTTTAACGGTTAAGCGTTTTGAAGCTGTGGGGTTTTCTTCCAACCCAGCCTATGAAACTGTAACTTATCCCAATGGCGATCGCGTCCAAAATTTCATTTTAATTTTGCGAGCCGTTCAATGGGAAGGCAGCCTCGCTTGCCTAGATGGAGAATCGCTGGCGCTAGAATTTTTTGATTTGGCAGACTTGCCTACGTTAATGCCAAACGATCGCCCTGTTTTAGAAAAGTTTCAAGAATACAAAAAAAGCGGCAAATTCCTGATGTTCTAA
- a CDS encoding ABC transporter permease subunit (The N-terminal region of this protein, as described by TIGR01726, is a three transmembrane segment that identifies a subfamily of ABC transporter permease subunits, which specificities that include histidine, arginine, glutamine, glutamate, L-cystine (sic), the opines (in Agrobacterium) octopine and nopaline, etc.) yields the protein MKKKKLWLSTILVVALVISIIGHSNSLKAASSLGKDTLTMITSPDYPPYEFYDTKGGDRQIVGFDIDIAKTLAEKLGFKLQIMESDFNGLIPALQANRADFVMAGMTPTPERQKNIDFSIIYYEAKDTIVAPKGSNLKQPQDLLGKKVGVQLGTIQEQNAQKIAKKVAGIQLKQLNRVPEVVQEIKSGRIDAAIVEDTVAKGFAQANPDLEFNTIPSEEQSGSAIAFPKGSSFVEPFNKVLQEMKNDGTLNKLVTKWFSQNITTNSASSTPTKGGLNLDFTRIIPDIPFILRGIPLTLLFTLLSVTLGLIWGTILSLLKILGIKPLTWVANAYTSVFRGTPLLLQLALVYYATPQLTGYDISALQAGVLTFTLNSGAYMSETIRGGIQAVDKGQSEAAMSMGVPYWLMMWDVILPQALKNILPALVNETIGLLKDSALVSTIGVVEILRSAQIVGANKYIYFEPLLFAGLIYYVLVMGMTLCASALERRLRESE from the coding sequence ATGAAGAAAAAGAAACTATGGCTATCAACCATACTAGTTGTAGCATTAGTAATCAGCATCATTGGACATAGTAATTCTCTAAAAGCTGCCTCATCTTTAGGGAAAGACACACTAACGATGATTACTTCCCCAGATTATCCTCCTTATGAGTTTTATGATACGAAAGGAGGCGATCGCCAAATAGTTGGCTTTGATATAGATATTGCCAAAACCCTTGCTGAAAAACTAGGGTTTAAACTTCAAATAATGGAATCTGATTTTAATGGCTTAATTCCTGCACTCCAAGCAAATCGCGCTGATTTTGTCATGGCTGGGATGACTCCGACTCCAGAGCGTCAGAAAAATATTGACTTTTCAATTATTTATTACGAAGCCAAAGATACCATTGTCGCTCCTAAAGGTAGCAACTTAAAGCAGCCCCAAGACTTATTAGGAAAAAAGGTTGGGGTACAACTAGGAACGATACAGGAACAAAATGCTCAGAAAATTGCTAAAAAAGTTGCAGGTATTCAGCTAAAGCAACTCAACAGAGTGCCGGAAGTAGTTCAAGAAATCAAATCTGGGCGAATTGATGCAGCAATTGTTGAGGATACCGTCGCTAAGGGATTTGCCCAAGCTAACCCAGATTTAGAATTTAATACTATTCCCTCGGAGGAGCAAAGTGGATCGGCGATCGCTTTTCCTAAAGGTTCTTCTTTTGTAGAACCGTTTAACAAAGTCCTTCAAGAAATGAAGAACGATGGCACATTGAATAAACTTGTCACCAAGTGGTTTTCACAGAATATTACCACCAATTCTGCATCTTCAACTCCTACCAAAGGCGGATTAAATCTCGATTTCACCCGAATTATTCCAGATATTCCCTTTATTCTGCGGGGAATCCCTTTAACTTTGTTGTTCACGCTATTATCTGTAACCTTGGGGTTAATTTGGGGAACAATATTGTCTCTATTAAAAATTCTTGGCATCAAGCCGCTTACCTGGGTTGCTAACGCCTACACCTCTGTTTTTCGAGGCACACCTTTGCTATTACAGTTGGCATTGGTTTACTACGCAACACCTCAGCTTACAGGCTATGACATTTCAGCATTGCAGGCTGGAGTGCTAACTTTTACCCTGAATTCTGGCGCTTATATGTCGGAAACTATCAGAGGTGGAATTCAGGCGGTGGATAAAGGGCAAAGTGAAGCGGCGATGTCTATGGGTGTTCCCTATTGGTTGATGATGTGGGATGTGATTTTGCCCCAAGCATTGAAGAATATTCTCCCAGCATTAGTAAATGAAACTATCGGATTGCTCAAAGATTCTGCGCTGGTGTCAACCATTGGGGTGGTGGAAATATTACGCAGCGCCCAAATCGTTGGTGCAAATAAGTATATTTATTTTGAACCACTGCTATTTGCAGGGTTAATCTACTATGTTTTAGTAATGGGTATGACCTTGTGTGCATCTGCTTTAGAAAGGAGGTTACGAGAAAGTGAGTAA
- a CDS encoding NADPH-dependent FMN reductase, giving the protein MASTPKILAFAGSTRIESYNKKLVKIAAAGAQAAGAEVTYIDLRDLPLPLFDEDLEAQEGLPANARTFKDLMISHQGLLIASPEYNSSLTPVLKNAIDWASRPAPNEAPLAAFAGKVATIMSASPGGFGGLRGLVHLRSILGNIKVLVLPDQIAVSKAYEAFNPDGTLVDPKQQESIEKLGDGLTKILLKLN; this is encoded by the coding sequence ATGGCATCTACACCTAAAATCCTCGCCTTTGCAGGCAGCACTCGGATTGAGTCTTACAACAAAAAATTGGTAAAAATCGCGGCGGCTGGCGCTCAAGCAGCAGGCGCAGAAGTGACTTATATAGACCTCCGCGATTTGCCTTTACCTCTATTTGATGAAGATTTGGAAGCTCAAGAAGGACTACCAGCCAACGCCCGGACTTTCAAAGATTTGATGATTTCTCATCAAGGATTGCTGATTGCTTCGCCGGAATATAACAGTTCACTCACACCAGTTTTGAAGAATGCCATTGATTGGGCATCCCGTCCAGCCCCAAATGAAGCACCGTTAGCTGCTTTTGCAGGTAAGGTTGCTACTATTATGAGCGCTTCCCCAGGCGGTTTTGGTGGTTTGCGGGGTTTGGTTCACCTGCGCTCTATTTTGGGAAACATCAAAGTTTTAGTACTTCCCGATCAAATAGCAGTATCCAAAGCTTACGAAGCCTTCAATCCTGATGGCACGTTAGTAGATCCTAAACAGCAAGAATCTATTGAAAAGCTAGGCGATGGCTTAACAAAAATATTGCTGAAGCTTAATTAA